One genomic region from Thermoleptolyngbya sichuanensis A183 encodes:
- a CDS encoding CsbD family protein, with product MSIEDRVKATAKNIEGKVQEAVGEVTGDPKDKVEGHAKQAEAKARHTTEDIKDEVKKAID from the coding sequence ATGAGTATCGAAGATCGCGTGAAGGCAACTGCGAAAAACATCGAGGGTAAAGTGCAAGAAGCCGTCGGTGAAGTGACGGGCGATCCCAAGGACAAGGTGGAAGGTCACGCCAAGCAGGCCGAAGCCAAGGCTCGCCACACCACCGAAGACATCAAGGACGAAGTGAAGAAGGCGATTGACTAG
- a CDS encoding DMT family transporter: protein MTQASTPSRASVSPLLLIAPFFLWGTAMVAMKGVIPQTTPLFMAGVRVLPAGLLILLAAAVMGRSQPKGWKAWGWIALFGLVDAALFQGFLAEGLVRTGAGLGSVMIDSQPLAVALMARFLFGERVGGFGWLGLLFGVVGISLLGLPEGVIQAALHGSFSPALGASLLHDLFQNGQWLMLMAALSMAVGTVMMGYVSRHADPVAATGWHMVLGGIPLFVLSALGETNQWQQLGWTDWMAMSYSTIFGSAIAYGLFFYFAASGNLTSLSSLTFLTPVFALLFGNLFLSEVLNPVQWVGVGLTLVSIYLINQREVLAAKFQPAAVEKAATSLAAELEAEIEAEIEAVNEKIAAHRRSRLEGARD, encoded by the coding sequence ATGACTCAAGCTTCTACTCCGTCGAGAGCGTCTGTGTCGCCGCTGCTGCTGATTGCGCCGTTTTTCCTGTGGGGAACGGCGATGGTGGCGATGAAGGGCGTGATTCCGCAAACCACGCCGCTATTCATGGCGGGGGTTCGGGTGCTACCGGCGGGGCTGCTGATTTTGCTGGCGGCGGCAGTAATGGGGCGATCGCAGCCGAAGGGGTGGAAGGCCTGGGGCTGGATTGCGCTGTTTGGTCTGGTGGATGCGGCGCTGTTTCAGGGTTTTTTGGCTGAGGGACTGGTGCGGACGGGCGCGGGTCTGGGGTCGGTGATGATCGACTCGCAGCCCTTGGCGGTGGCGCTGATGGCGCGGTTCCTTTTTGGCGAGCGAGTGGGGGGCTTTGGCTGGCTGGGGCTGCTGTTTGGCGTGGTGGGGATTAGCCTGCTAGGGTTGCCAGAGGGCGTAATCCAGGCGGCGCTGCACGGCAGTTTTTCCCCAGCTCTGGGCGCAAGCCTGCTGCACGACCTGTTTCAAAACGGGCAATGGCTGATGCTGATGGCGGCGCTGTCGATGGCGGTAGGCACGGTGATGATGGGCTATGTGTCGCGCCATGCCGACCCGGTGGCGGCGACGGGCTGGCATATGGTGCTGGGTGGCATTCCGCTGTTTGTGCTGTCGGCGCTGGGGGAAACGAATCAGTGGCAGCAGCTTGGCTGGACAGACTGGATGGCGATGAGCTATTCCACGATTTTTGGCAGTGCGATCGCCTATGGACTGTTCTTCTATTTCGCAGCCAGCGGCAACCTGACTAGCCTCAGTTCCCTGACGTTCCTCACGCCTGTTTTTGCGCTGCTATTTGGCAACCTGTTCCTGTCTGAAGTGCTGAATCCGGTACAGTGGGTCGGGGTAGGGCTGACGCTGGTGAGTATTTACCTGATCAACCAGCGTGAGGTGCTGGCAGCGAAGTTTCAGCCTGCGGCAGTGGAAAAGGCTGCGACCTCGCTGGCGGCGGAACTGGAGGCCGAGATTGAAGCCGAAATCGAAGCGGTGAATGAAAAAATTGCAGCGCATCGGCGATCGCGCCTGGAAGGAGCTAGGGATTAG
- a CDS encoding NF041680 family putative transposase, protein MIFNELQQFRQTLYASLGNARDALFDLMDAVLVSACIVSFVRLSQSPVFRRQWSSTYEALRDSRLPRSKVLKLLVQQIPTQQQPLLAGDASRWNRPAARRLKDRTLSGRTGHAPIAGQNYSTLAWIAEDRGSWALPLRHERITSFETPASKAAFQLKQVTRQLAVRPLAIYDRGYGNASFVNQTAGIEADLLLRVTSNRCVYGAPPAYRGRGAPAKHGHKMKLNDPDTWSVPVETVEVDDPNWGRVRVSRWSAYHFRKSPKRAMEVLRVEVLETQSSTRRLAPLWLVWLGEQMPPLETLWLHYLRRFAIEHWYRFAKQRLYWTHPQFSSVSATEQWSSLMPLLSWQLWLARKDCTDHPLPWQAPQETLTPGRVAQAFAGILAAIGTPAPAPKPRGKSPGRGKGHKPTPRPCYPMVKKRASKRKTSEQSLNSPVATAA, encoded by the coding sequence ATGATTTTCAACGAACTTCAGCAATTTCGCCAAACGTTGTATGCCAGCTTGGGAAACGCCAGAGATGCCCTGTTTGATCTGATGGATGCCGTGTTAGTGAGTGCGTGCATCGTGTCGTTTGTGAGGCTATCGCAGAGTCCTGTCTTTCGTCGCCAGTGGTCGAGCACCTATGAAGCGTTGCGCGATAGCCGCCTACCCCGATCAAAGGTGCTGAAGCTGTTGGTGCAGCAGATACCGACTCAGCAGCAACCGTTGTTGGCAGGTGATGCGAGTCGGTGGAACCGTCCTGCTGCCAGGCGTTTGAAAGACCGCACCTTATCAGGCAGAACAGGACATGCCCCGATAGCCGGACAAAACTACAGTACCTTAGCCTGGATTGCTGAAGACAGGGGCAGTTGGGCATTACCATTGCGGCATGAGCGCATCACCAGCTTTGAAACACCCGCCAGTAAAGCGGCATTCCAACTCAAACAAGTGACTCGGCAGTTAGCGGTGCGTCCGTTGGCGATCTACGACCGAGGGTACGGCAATGCCAGTTTTGTCAACCAAACGGCAGGGATTGAGGCAGACTTGCTGCTGCGGGTTACATCCAATCGATGTGTCTATGGCGCGCCCCCAGCGTATCGAGGGCGAGGCGCACCTGCCAAGCATGGACATAAGATGAAACTCAATGACCCTGACACTTGGAGTGTCCCGGTCGAAACCGTTGAAGTCGATGATCCCAACTGGGGACGAGTGCGGGTCAGTCGTTGGAGTGCATACCATTTCCGCAAATCCCCCAAACGGGCAATGGAAGTGTTGCGCGTGGAGGTGCTGGAGACACAGAGCAGCACGCGACGCTTGGCTCCTTTGTGGTTAGTTTGGCTGGGTGAGCAGATGCCTCCGTTAGAAACCCTGTGGTTGCACTACCTCCGTCGCTTTGCCATTGAACACTGGTATCGCTTTGCCAAGCAGAGGCTATATTGGACACATCCCCAGTTCAGTTCTGTATCGGCAACCGAACAGTGGAGCAGCCTGATGCCGTTGCTCAGTTGGCAGTTGTGGTTAGCGCGAAAGGACTGTACTGACCACCCCTTGCCCTGGCAGGCACCGCAAGAAACGTTGACTCCGGGTCGGGTCGCACAAGCGTTTGCAGGCATTTTGGCAGCGATTGGCACCCCTGCTCCTGCGCCTAAACCTCGTGGTAAATCGCCAGGACGAGGCAAGGGGCACAAGCCAACTCCTCGTCCCTGCTATCCGATGGTCAAAAAACGAGCCTCGAAACGCAAGACATCCGAACAATCCCTGAACAGTCCGGTTGCAACAGCAGCTTAA
- a CDS encoding TVP38/TMEM64 family protein, whose amino-acid sequence MKLSPRLKKLLVALLSLAIAYAVMAFAFKLIGLENAHLWVERAGPWAPLLFTVVCAASLIAAPLSGSSIFIAGGALFGKETAFVLSFIASLIGCSINYWISRRYGRRVAVRLVGKDEIEELDAFVARLKGHHSVLYMALIMLLGQDVVSYAIGLTKIDYFHFFLALVPAAAVLVGFYIYVGTSLLEALIA is encoded by the coding sequence ATGAAACTTTCGCCCAGGCTGAAAAAGCTGCTGGTGGCTCTGCTTTCGCTGGCGATCGCCTATGCCGTCATGGCGTTTGCCTTCAAGCTCATCGGGCTAGAGAATGCCCACCTCTGGGTTGAACGCGCCGGCCCTTGGGCCCCACTCCTGTTCACGGTTGTCTGTGCGGCGAGCTTGATTGCTGCCCCGCTTAGCGGCAGTTCCATCTTTATTGCGGGTGGGGCGCTGTTTGGCAAAGAAACTGCCTTTGTGCTGAGCTTCATCGCGTCGCTGATCGGGTGCAGCATAAATTATTGGATTTCCCGTCGCTACGGTCGCCGGGTTGCAGTGCGACTGGTGGGCAAAGATGAGATTGAGGAACTGGATGCGTTTGTGGCTCGCCTAAAGGGGCATCACAGCGTCCTTTATATGGCACTGATTATGCTGCTGGGTCAGGATGTCGTGAGCTACGCCATTGGCCTCACCAAGATCGACTACTTCCACTTTTTCCTGGCGCTGGTTCCTGCTGCGGCCGTGCTTGTTGGCTTTTATATCTACGTCGGCACGAGCCTTCTAGAAGCCCTGATTGCGTAG